The Populus trichocarpa isolate Nisqually-1 chromosome 11, P.trichocarpa_v4.1, whole genome shotgun sequence genome has a segment encoding these proteins:
- the LOC112325921 gene encoding organic cation/carnitine transporter 4, whose amino-acid sequence MSVIPSSDPDLRSPLLSSLEEPARKPEKGPDVQKLTIDDMLQKHCGEFGTWQLRHFVLTCLAWALEGFHTMVMIFADREPEFRCLGSGCDEMAKSVCGFEPGSWDWVGGAGSSTVAQWGLVCGEKYKVGLVQAVFFGGCMIGAGTFGHLSDSTLGRKGSLTVVCLLNAVFGCLTALAPDYWTYLLLRLLTGFSTGGVGLCAFVLATEPVGSSKRGAAGMSTFYFFSTGIAMLSGIAYIFPSWRELYIASSIPSILFLVIVLPFISESPRWYLVRGRINEAMTLMRTIAKSNGKHLPDGVVLALDEDVNESYVNDQSDKQGFATKEAITGSVIDVIRSPVTRVRLFLAVAINFMCSVVYYGLSLNVVNLDTNLHLNVVLNAVAEMPAFTITALLLDKFGRKPLTIGTLWFSGFFCFAGSLMGGVGIWKVVRMICGILGIFGMAGTYNLLFIYTAELFPTVVRNVALGCATQSAQMGAILAPFIVVMGGALPFAVFASCGFVGGLLAFYLPETLNRPLYDTITGMKEGEGGLSGV is encoded by the exons ATGTCTGTCATACCCTCATCGGACCCGGACCTCCGGTCACCCTTGCTATCTTCTTTAGAAGAACCGGCAAGGAAACCCGAGAAGGGACCAGACGTTCAAAAGCTAACAATAGATGACATGTTACAGAAACATTGTGGTGAATTTGGGACATGGCAATTACGTCACTTTGTGTTAACATGCTTGGCTTGGGCGCTTGAGGGCTTCCATACTATGGTGATGATATTTGCTGACCGCGAGCCGGAGTTTAGGTGTCTTGGTTCGGGTTGTGATGAGATGGCTAAGAGTGTTTGTGGGTTCGAACCTGGTTCGTGGGATTGGGTTGGTGGTGCGGGGAGCTCAACGGTGGCTCAGTGGGGGTTGGTTTGTGGAGAAAAGTACAAGGTTGGGTTGGTTCAAGCTGTTTTCTTTGGTGGCTGCATGATTG gtGCTGGAACATTTGGTCATCTCTCGGACTCTACGCTAGGAAGAAAAGGCTCCTTGACAGTAGTTTGCTTACTAAATGCTGTGTTTGGTTGCTTAACAGCATTAGCCCCAGACTACTGGACCTATCTCCTACTTCGTCTCCTCACCGGTTTCAGCACTGGTGGCGTTGGCCTCTGCGCCTTTGTTCTTGCTACCGAGCCTGTAGGATCCTCGAAACGTGGTGCGGCTGGCATGTCCacattctattttttctcaACTGGAATAGCAATGCTGTCAGGTATAGCTTACATTTTCCCCTCTTGGCGGGAGCTGTACATTGCCTCGTCTATCCCCTCTATCCTTTTCCTTGTCATTGTTCTTCCTTTTATCTCTGAGTCCCCGCGTTGGTACCTTGTTCGTGGGAGGATCAATGAAGCAATGACATTAATGAGGACCATTGCTAAATCTAATGGAAAACATCTTCCTGATGGAGTTGTCTTGGCCCTTGATGAAGATGTAAATGAAAGTTATGTCAATGACCAAAGTGACAAGCAAGGTTTTGCTACAAAAGAAGCAATAACTGGTTCTGTAATTGACGTAATTCGCTCACCAGTCACCCGTGTTCGCCTGTTTTTAGCAGTAGCAATCAACTTCATGTGCTCAGTTGTCTACTATGGCCTTAGCCTGAATGTTGTCAACCTTGATACCAACCTTCACCTCAATGTGGTGCTTAATGCAGTGGCTGAAATGCCAGCATTCACTATAACAGCACTTTTGTTGGACAAGTTTGGAAGGAAACCATTGACAATCGGGACTCTATGGTTCAGCGGCTTTTTCTGCTTTGCAGGGAGTTTGATGGGAGGTGTTGGGATATGGAAAGTGGTGAGGATGATTTGTGGGATTTTGGGTATTTTTGGTATGGCTGGGACATATAATTTGCTGTTTATATACACAGCGGAGTTGTTTCCTACAGTTGTTAGAAATGTAGCCCTTGGTTGTGCAACGCAATCAGCACAAATGGGGGCAATATTGGCACCCTTCATCGTAGTTATGGGTGGTGCATTACCATTTGCAGTTTTCGCAAGTTGTGGTTTTGTAGGAGGATTGCTTGCATTTTACCTGCCAGAGACGCTAAATCGGCCATTGTATGACACGATCACTGGAATGAAGGAAGGAGAAGGTGGTTTGTCAGGTGTGTGA
- the LOC18103418 gene encoding cytochrome P450 726A27: MLISLPVFLTILLVISILWTWTKFIKSNKSSSNPPPGPWKLPFIGNLHQLVHPLPHHRMRDLAKKFGPVMQLQVGEVSTVIISSSEAAKEVMKTHEINFVERPHLLAASVLFYNRKDIAFAPYGEYWRQLRKISILELLSAKRVRSFKSIREEEVSNFIASIYSKEGSPINLSRMIFSLENGITARTSIGNKCKNHEGFLPIVEELAEALGGLNMIDIFPSSKFLYMVSRVRSRLERMHREADEILESIISERRANSALASKMGKNEEDDLLGVLLNLQDHGNLEFQLTTSTIKAVILEMFSGGGDTSSTALEWAMSELIKNPRVMEKAQKEVRQVFNDLGTIPDETSLHDLKFLKLIIKETLRLHPPVPLIPRECRKRCDVNGYDIHVKSKVLINAWAIGRDPNCWNEPERFYPERFINVSTDFKGSDFEFIPFGAGKRMCPGMLFATANTEFPLAQMLYHFDWKPAGGLKPENLDMTESFGGAVKRKQDLKLIPISYRSLVG; the protein is encoded by the exons ATGTTGATCTCCCTCCCCGTTTTTTTAACCATCCTTCTCGTTATCTCCATTTTATGGACATGGACGAAATTTATCAAAAGCAACAAGTCAAGTTCAAATCCACCTCCTGGGCCATGGAAATTACCCTTTATTGGAAACCTTCACCAGCTAGTTCACCCTCTGCCCCATCATCGCATGAGGGACTTGGCCAAGAAATTTGGACCTGTCATGCAACTTCAAGTTGGTGAAGTTTCCACTGTCATTATTTCTTCATCAGAAGCAGCGAAAGAAGTGATGAAAACCCATGAAATCAACTTTGTTGAAAGACCTCATCTCCTAGCTGCAAGCGTCCTGTTCTACAACCGTAAAGACATTGCATTTGCGCCGTATGGCGAATATTGGAGACAACTAAGAAAAATCTCCATATTAGAGCTTCTTTCGGCAAAACGTGTACGATCATTCAAATCTATCAGGGAAGAAGAggtatctaattttattgcttCCATTTATTCAAAAGAGGGGTCTCCAATCAACCTTAGTAGGATGatattttctttagaaaatgGCATCACTGCGAGAACAAGCATTGGTAACAAATGCAAAAACCACGAAGGTTTCTTACCAATTGTTGAGGAATTGGCGGAGGCACTTGGAGGTTTGAATATGATAGATATATTCCCTTCCTCCAAATTTCTTTACATGGTCAGTCGGGTCAGGTCTAGACTCGAAAGGATGCACAGAGAAGCAGATGAGATACTTGAAAGCATCATCTCCGAGCGTAGAGCCAACTCCGCTTTAGCGTCAAAGATGGGCAAGAACGAAGAGGATGATCTTCTTGGTGTTCTTTTGAATCTTCAAGACCATGGAAACCTTGAATTCCAATTAACAACAAGCACTATCAAAGCAGTCATCCTG GAAATGTTCAGTGGTGGAGGTGACACTTCGTCAACAGCTTTAGAATGGGCAATGTCAGAATTGATAAAGAACCCGAGAGTCATGGAAAAGGCACAAAAAGAAGTGAGACAAGTCTTCAATGATCTTGGAACTATTCCTGACGAAACAAGCCTTCATGATTTAAAATTCTTGAAGTTGATTATCAAAGAAACTCTAAGATTACATCCTCCTGTACCATTGATTCCAAGAGAGTGCAGGAAGAGATGTGATGTTAATGGATACGACATCCACGTCAAAAGTAAAGTATTGATTAATGCATGGGCAATTGGAAGAGATCCAAATTGTTGGAATGAACCTGAGAGATTCTATCCAGAGAGATTCATCAATGTTTCGACTGATTTTAAGGGTAGCGACTTTGAATTCATCCCATTTGGTGCTGGAAAGAGGATGTGTCCTGGCATGTTGTTTGCTACAGCCAACACTGAGTTTCCACTTGCGCAGATGCTATACCATTTTGACTGGAAACCTGCTGGTGGATTGAAGCCTGAAAATCTTGACATGACTGAGTCTTTTGGTGGCGCagttaaaagaaaacaagatctTAAGTTGATTCCCATTTCATATCGTTCACTCGTGGGATAA